In Archangium lipolyticum, a single genomic region encodes these proteins:
- a CDS encoding LacI family DNA-binding transcriptional regulator, translating to MSGSQTGRRTQDRKSRPPVMADVAKLARVSHQTVSRVLHDSPHVKGDTRQRVLDAIRQLNYRPNSVAQALVTGRTMVIGVVSFDTALYGPASTLIGIEEAAHDAGYSVSITSLRSLNRASVLDAVLRLRNQGVDGVVVIAPQKTAVEALRHLPPGVPVVTVEAGSNSPVPMVAVDQLGGATAATRHLLDLGHRTVWHIAGPADWIEAEQRVAGWRAALKKAGAPVPPLLRGDWSAHSGYELGRQLIQTPDVTAVFVANDQMALGLLCLLHEVGRETPRQISIVGFDDIPEAAYFTPPLTTVRQDFAEVGRRCIHLLLGQLEESTRTKEHVVVPTQLILRKSTSPAKAR from the coding sequence ATGAGTGGATCCCAGACGGGACGCAGGACCCAAGATCGCAAGAGCCGCCCGCCCGTGATGGCGGATGTCGCGAAGCTGGCTCGTGTTTCCCATCAAACAGTTTCCCGCGTGCTGCATGACAGCCCGCATGTGAAAGGCGACACCCGCCAGCGCGTTCTCGACGCCATCCGGCAGCTCAACTACCGGCCGAACTCGGTGGCGCAGGCGCTGGTCACGGGGCGGACGATGGTGATCGGGGTCGTCAGCTTCGACACCGCGCTCTACGGACCCGCGTCGACCCTGATCGGCATCGAGGAAGCAGCGCACGACGCGGGCTACTCGGTCAGCATCACGAGCCTGCGGTCGCTGAACCGGGCCTCGGTCCTGGATGCGGTGCTACGCCTGCGCAACCAGGGAGTGGATGGTGTCGTGGTCATCGCCCCGCAAAAGACGGCGGTGGAGGCGCTGCGGCACCTGCCACCCGGCGTCCCCGTGGTCACGGTCGAGGCCGGCTCCAACAGTCCGGTGCCCATGGTCGCCGTTGACCAGCTCGGAGGCGCCACGGCCGCCACGCGGCACCTGCTCGACCTGGGTCATCGAACTGTCTGGCATATCGCCGGGCCAGCGGACTGGATCGAGGCCGAGCAACGGGTCGCCGGTTGGCGGGCGGCGCTGAAGAAGGCCGGCGCCCCGGTTCCTCCCCTGCTCCGTGGCGACTGGAGCGCCCACTCCGGCTACGAGCTCGGGCGGCAGTTGATCCAGACGCCCGACGTGACGGCGGTCTTCGTGGCCAACGATCAGATGGCCCTGGGGCTCTTGTGCCTGCTCCACGAGGTGGGCCGTGAGACGCCACGGCAGATCAGCATCGTCGGCTTCGATGACATCCCCGAAGCCGCGTACTTCACGCCGCCGCTGACCACGGTGCGCCAGGACTTCGCCGAGGTCGGGCGGCGCTGCATCCACCTCCTCCTCGGCCAGCTCGAGGAATCCACGCGGACCAAGGAGCACGTCGTGGTCCCGACGCAGCTCATCCTGCGCAAGAGCACCTCCCCGGCGAAGGCGCGCTGA
- a CDS encoding ribulokinase, translated as MKREAFVIGIDFGTDSVRAVVADASDGEVVSVSVQHYPRWAKGLYCDPSENRFRHHPLDYLETLHASITEALARAGKDVASRVRGIAADTTGSTPVLTDRRGVPLSLTSGFRESPDAMFILWKDHTSVAEAERINQTARTWGGADFTRYEGGIYSSEWFWAKALRIVETNPAVAQAAVSVLELCDWIPAVLTGCDELGKIKRSRCAAGHKAMWHAEFGGYPEDAFLARLHPRLVELKASLGRETFTSDIPFGTLCAEWATKLGLPRDTVVAVGAFDAHMGAVGGNIKPRQLLKILGTSCLDMVVVPRTQEPEKLVPGICGQVDGSIIPGMLGYEAGQSAFGDVYAWFKKLLGWPLEAILPALAGGDAATKQPLADALLERVIPELERAAKDLPLEDNSLLALDWMNGRRTPDANQRLKGAITGINLGTDAPRLYRALVEATAFGSRAIAERFKSADIRLDSVIAMGGVARKSPFIMQTLADVMNMDIAVSAGDQAVAVGAAMFAATAAGLHPRVEAAQEAMSPGVERTYRPDPERARHYASLYQRYLELGGFVEKQLTQ; from the coding sequence ATGAAGCGCGAGGCGTTCGTCATCGGGATTGATTTTGGAACGGACTCCGTCCGGGCGGTGGTCGCCGACGCGTCGGACGGGGAGGTGGTGAGCGTTTCGGTCCAGCACTATCCCCGCTGGGCGAAGGGGCTCTACTGCGATCCGAGCGAGAACCGGTTTCGCCATCACCCCCTCGACTATCTGGAGACCCTGCACGCCTCGATCACGGAGGCGCTTGCACGGGCGGGGAAGGACGTTGCGTCCAGGGTTCGTGGCATCGCGGCGGACACCACCGGCTCGACGCCTGTCCTCACCGACCGGCGCGGTGTGCCTCTCTCCCTCACGTCTGGGTTCCGGGAGAGCCCGGACGCCATGTTCATCCTGTGGAAGGACCACACCTCGGTGGCCGAGGCGGAGCGCATCAACCAGACCGCGCGGACCTGGGGCGGAGCCGACTTCACGAGGTACGAGGGCGGCATCTACTCCAGCGAGTGGTTCTGGGCGAAGGCGCTCCGGATCGTCGAGACGAATCCCGCCGTGGCCCAGGCCGCGGTCAGTGTCCTGGAGCTCTGTGATTGGATACCCGCCGTCCTGACGGGGTGTGACGAGCTCGGGAAGATCAAGCGCAGCCGCTGCGCCGCGGGGCACAAGGCGATGTGGCACGCCGAGTTCGGCGGATACCCCGAGGACGCGTTCCTCGCCCGGCTCCACCCGCGTCTGGTCGAGCTCAAGGCCTCACTCGGAAGGGAGACCTTCACCTCGGACATTCCCTTCGGCACCCTCTGCGCGGAGTGGGCGACGAAGCTCGGCCTGCCGCGGGACACCGTCGTCGCCGTGGGAGCCTTCGATGCGCACATGGGCGCCGTGGGCGGAAACATCAAACCGCGCCAGCTGCTGAAGATCCTGGGGACGAGCTGTCTGGACATGGTCGTGGTGCCCAGGACGCAGGAGCCGGAGAAGCTGGTCCCGGGCATCTGTGGTCAGGTCGATGGCTCCATCATCCCGGGAATGCTCGGCTACGAGGCGGGGCAGTCCGCCTTCGGTGACGTCTACGCCTGGTTCAAGAAGCTCCTCGGCTGGCCTCTCGAGGCGATCCTCCCCGCCCTGGCAGGAGGGGACGCCGCAACGAAACAGCCCCTCGCCGACGCGCTCCTGGAGCGTGTCATTCCGGAGCTCGAGCGGGCCGCGAAGGACCTCCCGCTGGAAGACAATTCCCTCCTGGCCCTGGACTGGATGAACGGGCGGAGGACGCCTGACGCGAATCAGCGCCTCAAGGGAGCCATCACCGGCATCAACCTGGGGACGGACGCTCCGCGGCTCTACCGGGCCCTGGTCGAGGCGACGGCCTTCGGCTCGCGCGCCATCGCCGAGCGCTTCAAGTCGGCGGACATCCGGCTCGACAGTGTCATCGCCATGGGCGGCGTGGCCAGGAAGAGCCCCTTCATCATGCAGACCCTGGCCGACGTGATGAACATGGACATCGCGGTCTCGGCGGGCGATCAGGCCGTGGCGGTGGGTGCGGCGATGTTCGCGGCGACCGCCGCTGGCCTCCATCCCAGGGTCGAGGCCGCACAGGAGGCGATGTCGCCTGGCGTCGAGCGGACCTACCGGCCCGACCCCGAGCGCGCCAGGCACTACGCGTCGCTCTACCAGCGCTACCTCGAGCTCGGTGGCTTCGTGGAGAAGCAGCTGACGCAGTAG
- the araA gene encoding L-arabinose isomerase: MIDSKKQEVWFLTGSQHLYGDAALATVAADSRKIAESLDASGKLPVRVVWKPTLTDPEAILNVCLEANNAPNCVGVITWMHTFSPSKMWIAGLSRLQKPLAHLHTQTERELPWDKIDMEFMNLNQSAHGDREFGFIGARLRLERKIVVGYWKDEDVLAKLDGWARAACGLAESRRMKIVRFGGMNMREVAVTGGDRVEAQIQFGWSVNGYAVGDLVGRIADVSDSEIDALVSEYEDTYSLVPALRKGGERRMGLRDAARQEIGMRGFLEEGGFSAFTTTFEDLHGLKQLPGLACQRLMAKGYGFGAEGDWKTAALIRIMKVMSAGRPGGVSFMEDYTYHLAKGNELVLGAHMLEVCPSIAEGKPSLEVHPLDIGGKADPCRLVFAAGAGPALNATLVDMGGRMRMIVNELDVVKPEKPMPNLPVAHAVWRPLPDFKRSCEAWILAGGAHHAGFSRAVTVSQLQDFAAMVGIEFIHIGSGTELSTLKNELRWNDLAYRLAR; the protein is encoded by the coding sequence ATGATCGATTCGAAGAAGCAGGAAGTCTGGTTCCTCACCGGAAGCCAGCATCTCTATGGTGATGCGGCGCTGGCGACGGTCGCCGCTGATTCACGGAAGATCGCCGAGTCCCTCGACGCCTCCGGGAAGCTTCCCGTCCGCGTGGTCTGGAAGCCCACGCTCACCGATCCCGAGGCGATCCTGAACGTCTGCCTGGAGGCGAACAACGCGCCGAACTGTGTCGGCGTCATCACCTGGATGCACACCTTCTCGCCGTCGAAGATGTGGATCGCCGGGCTCTCGCGCCTCCAGAAGCCCCTGGCCCACCTCCATACCCAGACGGAGCGCGAGCTCCCCTGGGACAAGATCGACATGGAGTTCATGAACCTGAACCAGTCCGCCCACGGCGACCGCGAGTTCGGGTTCATCGGCGCCCGGCTGCGGCTGGAGCGGAAGATCGTCGTCGGTTACTGGAAGGACGAGGACGTCCTGGCGAAGCTCGACGGTTGGGCGAGGGCGGCCTGTGGCCTCGCCGAGTCGCGGCGCATGAAGATCGTCCGCTTCGGTGGCATGAACATGCGGGAGGTGGCCGTCACCGGAGGCGACCGCGTCGAGGCGCAGATCCAGTTCGGCTGGTCCGTGAACGGCTATGCCGTGGGTGACCTGGTCGGCCGCATCGCCGACGTGAGCGATTCCGAGATCGATGCCCTGGTCTCGGAGTACGAGGACACGTACTCCCTCGTTCCGGCCCTCAGGAAGGGAGGCGAGCGGCGCATGGGGCTGCGCGATGCCGCGCGGCAGGAGATTGGAATGCGCGGCTTCCTCGAGGAGGGCGGCTTCAGCGCCTTCACCACCACGTTCGAGGATCTCCATGGGCTCAAGCAACTGCCCGGCCTCGCCTGTCAGCGGCTCATGGCGAAAGGCTATGGCTTCGGTGCGGAGGGCGACTGGAAGACGGCCGCCCTCATTCGCATCATGAAGGTGATGAGCGCGGGGCGGCCCGGCGGCGTCTCCTTCATGGAGGACTACACGTACCACCTGGCCAAGGGGAACGAGCTCGTCCTCGGCGCGCACATGCTCGAGGTCTGCCCGTCCATCGCGGAGGGCAAGCCCTCGCTCGAGGTCCATCCCCTCGACATCGGTGGCAAGGCCGATCCCTGCCGCCTCGTCTTCGCGGCCGGGGCCGGCCCCGCGCTCAACGCGACCCTCGTCGACATGGGCGGCCGCATGCGGATGATCGTGAATGAGCTCGACGTCGTGAAGCCCGAGAAGCCGATGCCGAATCTGCCCGTGGCGCACGCCGTCTGGCGGCCCCTGCCCGACTTCAAGCGGAGCTGCGAGGCCTGGATCCTCGCGGGTGGCGCCCACCATGCCGGCTTCAGCCGCGCCGTCACCGTCTCCCAGCTCCAGGACTTCGCGGCGATGGTGGGCATCGAGTTCATCCACATCGGCAGTGGAACCGAGCTCTCCACCCTCAAGAACGAGCTCCGTTGGAACGACCTCGCGTACCGGCTGGCCCGGTAG
- a CDS encoding ABC transporter substrate-binding protein, translating to MKRALFNVASAVLLILAFGPGLALANGKKIVLGFSQVGAESEWRTANTQSIKDAAAKEGITLKFSDAQQKQENQIKAIRSFIAQRVDVIAFSPVVETGWEPVLREARAAKIPVILTDRAVSSKDESLWVTFLGSDFVEEGRRAAKWLVDYPPVKELAAKGEVNIVELQGTVGSAPAIDRKKGFEEVLKDHPKLKIIRSQTGDFTRAKGKEVMEAFLKAEGKKINVLYAHNDDMAIGAIQAIEEAGLRPGKDVIIVSIDAVKGAFEAMIAGKLNCTVECSPLLGPQLMSLAKDVVAGKPVPRRIVTQEGVFPQETAAKEFPSRKY from the coding sequence ATGAAGAGAGCCCTGTTCAACGTAGCGTCCGCAGTCCTTCTCATCCTTGCGTTCGGCCCGGGCCTCGCCCTGGCCAATGGCAAGAAGATAGTGCTCGGTTTCTCCCAGGTCGGTGCGGAGAGCGAGTGGCGCACGGCCAACACCCAGTCGATCAAGGATGCCGCCGCCAAGGAGGGCATCACCCTGAAGTTTTCCGACGCACAACAGAAGCAGGAGAACCAAATCAAGGCGATCCGCTCCTTCATCGCGCAACGCGTGGACGTGATTGCCTTCTCGCCCGTGGTCGAGACCGGCTGGGAGCCCGTCCTCCGGGAGGCCAGGGCCGCCAAGATTCCCGTCATCCTGACCGACCGTGCCGTCTCCTCGAAGGACGAGTCGCTCTGGGTCACCTTCCTGGGCTCGGACTTCGTGGAGGAGGGCCGCCGCGCCGCGAAGTGGCTGGTCGACTATCCGCCGGTCAAGGAGCTGGCCGCCAAGGGTGAGGTGAACATCGTCGAGCTCCAGGGCACCGTCGGCTCCGCTCCCGCCATCGACCGCAAGAAGGGCTTCGAGGAGGTCCTGAAGGATCATCCGAAGCTCAAGATCATCCGCTCGCAGACCGGCGACTTCACCCGTGCGAAGGGCAAGGAGGTCATGGAGGCGTTCCTCAAGGCCGAGGGCAAGAAGATCAATGTCCTCTACGCGCACAATGACGACATGGCCATTGGCGCCATCCAGGCCATCGAGGAGGCCGGCCTGCGGCCCGGCAAGGACGTGATCATCGTGTCCATCGACGCGGTGAAGGGCGCCTTCGAGGCGATGATCGCCGGCAAGCTGAACTGCACGGTGGAGTGCAGCCCGCTGCTGGGGCCGCAGCTGATGAGCCTCGCGAAGGACGTGGTGGCCGGCAAGCCGGTGCCCCGGCGCATCGTCACGCAAGAGGGTGTGTTCCCGCAGGAGACCGCCGCCAAGGAGTTCCCGAGCCGCAAGTACTGA
- a CDS encoding sugar ABC transporter ATP-binding protein, with protein MTEAVPVLEVKGISKRFSGVQALRGVDFRLLPGEVHAVVGQNGAGKSTLIKLLTGVHRPDAGRILLQGGEIKPRSPSEARRLGISTVYQEVNLCPNLSVAENICLGHEPSEAFAIRWKQMNRKAEALLADLNIHIDVTAPLSAYSIAVQQVCAIARALSTQAKILILDEPTSSLAEDEVKMLLSVMRKLKAQGMAILFVTHFLDQIFEISDRVTILRNGELVGEYPIAELSRIELVTRMVGREVAEAGPGRAKSARPSSTEDGTRDEGNDESEAPFLSAEGLGRRGSVQDVGLEVKRGRALGMGGLLGSGRTEIARLLFGIDRAEQGSIKIEGKSAQLSSPLKAIQHGIGFCPEDRKHEGIVGELSIRENMVLALQAKRGIFRTLSRKQQDELAATYIQALGIKTPDAEKPISQLSGGNQQKVLLARWLATDPRMLILDEPTRGIDVAAKLEIMEKVMELCDKGMAILFISSEIEEVLCYSDRIAVMRDRRKVGEIEAGEADESTVFRIIAGGQA; from the coding sequence ATGACCGAAGCCGTTCCGGTGCTCGAAGTGAAGGGGATTTCGAAGCGCTTCTCCGGTGTCCAGGCTCTGCGTGGTGTCGACTTCCGCCTCTTGCCGGGCGAGGTCCACGCGGTGGTGGGCCAGAATGGCGCGGGCAAGTCGACGTTGATCAAACTCCTGACGGGCGTCCATCGCCCGGACGCGGGACGCATCCTCCTCCAGGGCGGCGAAATCAAGCCCAGGAGCCCGAGCGAGGCCCGGAGGCTCGGGATCAGCACGGTCTACCAGGAGGTGAACCTCTGCCCGAACCTCTCGGTCGCGGAGAACATCTGCCTCGGTCATGAGCCCTCCGAGGCCTTCGCCATCCGGTGGAAGCAGATGAACCGGAAGGCGGAGGCCCTCCTGGCGGACCTCAACATCCACATCGACGTCACCGCACCGCTCTCCGCCTATTCGATCGCGGTGCAGCAGGTGTGCGCCATCGCCCGCGCGCTGAGCACACAGGCGAAGATCCTCATCCTCGACGAGCCCACCTCGAGCCTCGCCGAGGATGAGGTGAAGATGCTCCTGTCGGTCATGAGGAAGCTCAAGGCCCAGGGGATGGCCATCCTCTTCGTCACCCACTTCCTCGATCAGATCTTCGAGATCTCCGACCGTGTCACGATCCTCAGGAACGGCGAGCTCGTCGGCGAGTACCCCATCGCCGAGCTGTCGCGCATCGAGCTGGTGACCCGGATGGTCGGCCGCGAGGTCGCCGAGGCGGGCCCGGGCAGGGCCAAGAGCGCCCGCCCCTCGTCGACGGAGGATGGGACCCGGGACGAAGGGAACGATGAATCCGAGGCGCCCTTCCTCAGCGCGGAGGGGCTCGGACGAAGGGGCTCGGTCCAGGACGTGGGCCTGGAGGTGAAGCGGGGTAGGGCGCTGGGCATGGGCGGTCTCCTTGGCTCGGGGCGGACCGAGATCGCCCGGCTGCTCTTCGGCATCGATCGGGCCGAGCAGGGTTCCATCAAGATCGAGGGGAAGTCGGCGCAGCTCTCCTCACCCTTGAAGGCCATCCAGCATGGCATTGGCTTCTGCCCGGAGGACCGTAAGCACGAGGGCATCGTGGGCGAGCTGTCGATCCGCGAGAACATGGTGCTCGCCCTGCAGGCGAAGCGAGGCATCTTCCGCACGCTCTCCCGGAAACAGCAGGACGAACTGGCGGCAACCTACATCCAGGCCCTCGGCATCAAGACTCCCGATGCGGAGAAGCCCATTTCCCAGCTCTCGGGCGGAAACCAGCAGAAGGTGCTCCTGGCGCGCTGGCTGGCCACCGACCCGCGAATGCTCATCCTCGACGAGCCGACCCGTGGCATCGACGTGGCGGCGAAGCTGGAGATCATGGAGAAGGTCATGGAGCTGTGTGACAAGGGCATGGCCATCCTCTTCATCTCCTCGGAGATCGAAGAGGTCCTCTGCTACTCGGATCGCATCGCCGTCATGCGCGACCGCCGCAAGGTGGGCGAAATCGAGGCGGGCGAGGCGGACGAGAGCACGGTGTTCCGGATCATCGCGGGAGGCCAGGCATGA
- a CDS encoding ABC transporter permease, whose protein sequence is MNRTSELLRGLARGRVFWPLVTLALLLLFNLAFNPHFFSITIRDGHLYGSLIDILNRASPLMIIAMGLTLVIATHGIDISVGAVVAISGAVAATMIGGQLDLSGGAQDAAGYPLPLVIVVTLAVAMLFGMWNGMLISFFGMQPIIATLILLVMGRGVAQLITGGQIITIYYTPYFFIGNGFLAGLPFSLFIVAAVLALLLLLTRKTALGLFIEAVGLNPVAARFAGVRARAITFWAYAFCGLCAGIAGLIVSSNVKSADGNNAGLLFELDAILAVVLGGTALNGGRFTLVGSVLGALIIQTLTTTIYSVGVPPEVTLVVKAAVVFLVSILQSDKVRNRIATLGKLREAL, encoded by the coding sequence ATGAACCGCACGTCCGAGCTCCTGCGAGGTCTGGCCAGGGGACGGGTCTTCTGGCCGCTGGTCACACTGGCCCTGCTCCTGCTGTTCAACCTGGCCTTCAATCCCCACTTCTTCTCCATCACCATCCGGGATGGGCACCTCTACGGAAGCCTGATCGACATCCTCAATCGCGCCTCGCCCCTGATGATCATCGCCATGGGGCTGACGCTGGTGATCGCCACACACGGCATCGACATCTCCGTGGGCGCAGTGGTGGCCATCTCGGGGGCGGTGGCGGCGACGATGATCGGCGGCCAGCTGGACCTGAGTGGCGGGGCACAGGACGCGGCCGGGTATCCCTTGCCGCTCGTCATCGTCGTCACCTTGGCCGTGGCGATGCTCTTCGGGATGTGGAACGGCATGCTGATCTCCTTCTTCGGCATGCAGCCCATCATCGCCACGCTGATCCTCCTGGTGATGGGGCGCGGCGTGGCCCAGCTCATCACGGGCGGTCAGATCATCACCATCTACTACACCCCCTACTTCTTCATCGGGAATGGCTTCCTCGCGGGGCTCCCGTTCTCGCTCTTCATCGTGGCCGCCGTGTTGGCGCTGCTCCTGCTCCTCACCCGGAAGACCGCGCTGGGCCTCTTCATCGAGGCGGTCGGCCTCAACCCCGTCGCCGCCCGCTTCGCGGGAGTCCGCGCGCGTGCCATCACCTTCTGGGCCTACGCCTTCTGCGGCCTGTGCGCGGGGATCGCGGGCCTGATCGTCAGCTCGAACGTCAAGAGCGCGGACGGCAACAACGCGGGACTGCTCTTCGAGCTGGATGCCATCCTCGCGGTGGTCCTGGGTGGTACCGCGCTCAATGGCGGCCGGTTCACGCTGGTGGGCAGTGTGCTGGGGGCTCTCATCATCCAGACGCTCACCACGACCATCTACTCCGTCGGCGTGCCGCCCGAGGTGACGCTCGTCGTGAAGGCGGCCGTCGTCTTTCTCGTCAGCATCCTGCAGTCCGACAAGGTGCGAAACCGCATCGCCACGCTGGGCAAGCTCCGGGAGGCACTGTGA
- the yjfF gene encoding galactofuranose ABC transporter, permease protein YjfF, with amino-acid sequence MNDGNSAASAAAFPALTPAHPRPRLDPRYLPLVVTLGLFVAMFGAGSVAFEGFFSLQVFLNLFVDNAFLLIAAIGMTFVIISGGIDLSVGSVIALTTMVLATLVENRGWSPALVIPLVLLMGAAIGLVHGVVIQYFEVQPFIVTLAGMFFARGLCYLISIDSIAITDPFFTEVSAIRFPLPFDTSISVNVVMALVVLVVAMYLAHYTRFGRTLYAIGGSEQSALLMGLPVARTKILTYTFSGFCSALAGIAFTFYMLSGYGLHAQGMEMDAIAAAVVGGTLLTGGSGYVAGTLVGVLIYGTIQTLIMFEGSLSSWWTKIVIGLLLLVFCLLQRALARGPRSKEPARATREVNGQQLPAPTATERAAHAGG; translated from the coding sequence ATGAACGATGGAAACTCCGCTGCTTCCGCCGCGGCATTCCCCGCTCTGACGCCGGCGCATCCGAGGCCCCGCCTGGACCCGCGTTACCTGCCGCTCGTGGTCACCCTGGGACTCTTCGTGGCGATGTTCGGGGCGGGCTCGGTCGCGTTCGAGGGATTCTTCTCGCTCCAGGTCTTCCTCAACCTCTTCGTCGACAACGCCTTCCTGTTGATCGCCGCGATCGGGATGACCTTCGTCATCATCTCCGGTGGCATCGACCTCTCGGTGGGCTCGGTGATTGCTCTGACCACCATGGTCCTGGCGACCCTGGTCGAGAACCGGGGCTGGAGCCCCGCGCTGGTCATTCCCCTGGTTCTGCTGATGGGGGCGGCCATCGGCCTGGTCCACGGGGTCGTCATCCAGTACTTCGAGGTCCAGCCCTTCATCGTCACGTTGGCGGGGATGTTCTTCGCACGGGGGCTCTGCTACCTCATCAGCATCGACTCGATCGCCATCACGGACCCGTTCTTCACGGAGGTCTCCGCGATCCGCTTTCCGCTGCCGTTCGACACCTCCATCTCCGTCAACGTCGTCATGGCACTGGTGGTGTTGGTGGTGGCGATGTACCTCGCCCACTACACGCGCTTCGGGAGGACCCTGTACGCGATTGGCGGGAGCGAGCAGTCCGCCCTGCTGATGGGCCTTCCGGTGGCGAGGACGAAGATCCTCACCTACACGTTCAGCGGCTTCTGCTCCGCCCTGGCGGGCATCGCCTTCACCTTCTACATGCTCTCCGGGTACGGGCTGCACGCGCAGGGAATGGAGATGGATGCCATCGCGGCGGCGGTGGTCGGGGGCACCTTGCTCACCGGTGGCTCGGGTTATGTCGCGGGCACCCTGGTCGGCGTCCTCATCTACGGCACCATCCAGACCCTCATCATGTTCGAGGGCAGCCTCAGCTCCTGGTGGACGAAGATCGTCATTGGTCTGTTGTTGCTCGTCTTCTGTCTGTTGCAGAGGGCGCTGGCGCGTGGTCCCCGGAGCAAGGAGCCCGCCCGCGCGACCCGAGAGGTCAACGGGCAGCAGCTCCCCGCGCCCACGGCCACCGAGCGGGCTGCCCATGCTGGCGGGTAG
- a CDS encoding L-ribulose-5-phosphate 4-epimerase, giving the protein MESKYRELKERAWAANMEIPRRGLAIYTFGNVSALDPGAGVFAIKPSGVAYEKLQVDDMVVVDLEGRIVEGTLRPSSDTRTHIVLYRNLRGLGGIVHTHSTYATGWAQACLPIPIYGTTHADHLAEDVPCTALMTDDAVGRDYETETGNQILECFRSRNPLHTPMVLVAGHAPFAWGETAEKAVYNAAVLEELAKMAFITRGLSPDAPRLSDRLIRKHFERKHGQNAYYGQK; this is encoded by the coding sequence ATGGAATCGAAATATCGCGAATTGAAGGAACGGGCTTGGGCCGCGAACATGGAGATTCCGCGGCGCGGGCTCGCCATCTACACCTTCGGAAATGTCTCCGCCCTGGATCCCGGGGCGGGCGTCTTCGCCATCAAGCCGAGCGGGGTCGCCTACGAGAAGCTCCAGGTGGATGACATGGTGGTGGTCGATCTCGAGGGGAGGATCGTCGAAGGCACCCTCCGACCTTCTTCGGACACGAGGACCCACATCGTCCTGTACCGGAACCTGCGAGGCCTCGGGGGCATCGTCCACACCCACTCGACCTACGCCACGGGCTGGGCCCAGGCCTGCCTGCCGATCCCCATCTACGGGACGACCCACGCCGACCACCTGGCCGAAGACGTCCCCTGCACGGCGCTCATGACCGACGACGCGGTGGGACGCGACTACGAGACGGAGACCGGGAATCAGATCCTGGAGTGTTTCCGGAGCCGGAATCCGTTGCATACCCCCATGGTCCTGGTGGCCGGGCACGCGCCCTTCGCCTGGGGAGAGACCGCCGAGAAGGCGGTCTACAACGCGGCTGTCCTGGAGGAGCTCGCGAAGATGGCGTTCATCACCCGCGGTCTCTCTCCCGACGCGCCCCGCCTCTCCGATCGTCTCATCCGCAAGCACTTCGAGAGGAAGCACGGCCAGAACGCGTACTACGGCCAGAAGTAG